GGTAAAAAGGACCTTCTATTGCCTTATATCGAGGACGTAATTAAGGATGTTAACATTCATGATAATATTATTACAATACATTTAATGGAGGGACTAGAGTAGGATGAAGATTGATGTACTTACCCTATTTCCTAACATGTTTTCTGGAGTGTTTGGTGAATCTATTTTACAAAAAGCTCAGGATAAAGGTGCAGTCACATATGATGTGCATGATTTCAGAGAATACTCTACACACAAACATCGCAAAGTAGACGATTATCCTTACGGAGGGGGAGCGGGTATGGTGTTAACCCCTCAACCTTTATTTGATGCAATTGAAAAATTAACAAATGAAGGGGAAACTAAACCACGAGTTGTATTAATGTGCCCTCAAGGAGAACGTTATACACAGAGTAAGGCAGAGCAATTTGCAAAAGAAGAACACCTCATCTTCGTTTGTGGCCATTATGAAGGGTACGATGAGAGAATTCGTGAGCACCTTGTTACTGATGAGGTATCAATAGGTGATTATGTGTTAACTGGTGGTGAGCTGGCATCTATGGTTGTGATCGATAGTGTTGTCAGGTTGCTTCCTCAAGTATTAGGTAACGAAGTATCACACCAAGATGACTCTTATAGTTCAGGTTTGCTTGAACATCCTCAATATACTAGACCTGCGAATTTTAGAGGTATGACTGTTCCAGAAGTTCTATTGTCGGGTAATCATGCAAAGATAGATGAATGGAGACGGCAACAGTCACTAAAGCGTACATATCATCGTAGGCCTGATTTATTTGATGAGTATCCTCTGTCAGATAAGGACAAAGATTATTTAGAACAATTGGAAAAAGAATAATAAATTCTCTTGCAAGGATATTGTAATTGTGCTATGATATTTTTTGTGCTTAAGTGAAACGCACTTAAGCTTTGAAAACGATGTTCCGCTGCAATGATACAAAAGGCATTGACATGAGCATTGGTTGGAAGGAGTGAAAATGATGCAAAAGCTAATTGAAGAAATTACACAAGAGCAATTGAAATCTGATTTACCTGCGTTCCGTCCGGGAGACACAGTTCGCGTACACGTGAACATCGTTGAGGGAAGCCGTGAGCGTATTCAGGTATACGAAGGTGTAGTAATCAAACGTCGTGGTGGCGGTATCAGCGAAACATTTACTGTACGTAAAGTTTCTTATGGTGTTGGTGTTGAACGTACATTCCCTGTACATACGCCAAAGATTGCGAAACTAGAAGTTATCCGTCGCGGTAAAGTTCGTCGTGCGAAACTTTATTACCTACGTAACCTACGTGGTAAAGCGGCTCGTATTAAAGAAATTCGATAAAGTAAACAAAAAGGAGCTTGTAGTTCATTACAAGCTCCTTTTTCGCAATAATAATTAATGACAGTAACGAATACCTAATAGAAGATATTGTTTTTCTATACATTGGTGAAAAAGGTGTTATCAGAAGAAATGGTAAACATTAACATAAATCATCAGTACATGTTATAATGAAAAATAACTTTTAGATGGTGGAGGATTCATCATGGCCAAAGGGAAGAGTGAAACGTGGGAATGGGTTAAAGCATTATTGATTGCTGTAGCTTTAGCAGCAATTATTCGTTATTTTTTCTTTGCACCAATCGTTGTAGATGGGTTATCAATGATGCCAACACTTCATGACCAAAATCGAATGATCGTGAATAAGTTTAACTATTCAATTGGTAAGCCACAGAGGTTTGACGTTGTCGTATTTGAAGCAACAGAGGATAAAGATTATATTAAACGAGTTATTGGTCTCCCAGGTGATCATGTTGCCTATAAAGATGATGTATTATACATTAATGGAGAGCAGATGAATGAACCATATTTAGATGAACTAAAGAAAGACGTCGAAGGCAATTTAACGTATGATTTCACACTAGAAGAGTTAACTGGTTTTGATGTCGTTCCTGAAGGTGAATTGTTTGTGTTAGGAGATAACAGGCGATTTAGTAAAGATAGCCGAATGATCGGAACAATTCCAATGGAACGAATCATTGGAGAGGCACAGCTCGTATATTGGCCATTAAAAGACGTCGTATACATGCACTAATAATAGGTAGCAATGCGAATATTTAGAACACTAGATGATTACTGTTTGCTATCAGTGGAAATAAGCAGGTGATAGAAAATGACTATTCAATGGTTTCCAGGACATATGGCAAAGGCCCGTCGCCAAGTTCAAGAGAAATTAAAACTAATCGATGTTGTTATCGAATTAACAGATGCAAGAATTCCTCAATCTTCAAGGAACCCGATGGTTGATGAGATGGTTAATAATAAACCTAGGTTACTATTATTAAATAAATCTGATATGGCTGATGATAAAGTTACATCACAATGGATTAAATATTATGCAGAGCAAGGTATTCAAGCGCTTCCTGTTAACGCATTAAAAGACAAAGGGAAGCAAGAAA
This sequence is a window from Bacillus solimangrovi. Protein-coding genes within it:
- the trmD gene encoding tRNA (guanosine(37)-N1)-methyltransferase TrmD; translated protein: MKIDVLTLFPNMFSGVFGESILQKAQDKGAVTYDVHDFREYSTHKHRKVDDYPYGGGAGMVLTPQPLFDAIEKLTNEGETKPRVVLMCPQGERYTQSKAEQFAKEEHLIFVCGHYEGYDERIREHLVTDEVSIGDYVLTGGELASMVVIDSVVRLLPQVLGNEVSHQDDSYSSGLLEHPQYTRPANFRGMTVPEVLLSGNHAKIDEWRRQQSLKRTYHRRPDLFDEYPLSDKDKDYLEQLEKE
- the rplS gene encoding 50S ribosomal protein L19, with the translated sequence MQKLIEEITQEQLKSDLPAFRPGDTVRVHVNIVEGSRERIQVYEGVVIKRRGGGISETFTVRKVSYGVGVERTFPVHTPKIAKLEVIRRGKVRRAKLYYLRNLRGKAARIKEIR
- the lepB gene encoding signal peptidase I — protein: MAKGKSETWEWVKALLIAVALAAIIRYFFFAPIVVDGLSMMPTLHDQNRMIVNKFNYSIGKPQRFDVVVFEATEDKDYIKRVIGLPGDHVAYKDDVLYINGEQMNEPYLDELKKDVEGNLTYDFTLEELTGFDVVPEGELFVLGDNRRFSKDSRMIGTIPMERIIGEAQLVYWPLKDVVYMH